From the genome of Gemmobacter aquarius:
GGCCCGAGGCAACCAAATCATCGATCAGCTTTGATTGGGGTTCGGTCAGCACAACGTTGCGGGTGGCCATGCAGTGATCTCCGTTTGATTGGCAATATATGCCAATGGCGCCTGTCTGTCGAGAGAGGCTCGGCCAAACCGCAAGACGGCAGTGGCCGAGCCAGAAATTAATCCCCTCAGGCGGCGATACCCGCCTCCCCTGCCCTATCGCGCTCATTGCCGACGATCTGCAGCCTCGCATTGCGATAGCCCTCCCTCGCGATCCAGAGCTCGGCCGCGGTAATGGATTCCGCCAGATGCAGCAGCTCGGTGTTGCCACCAAAGTCCAGAAGAACACGCACTTGTCCAGCTTTGGGTTCCTCAGCCACCTCGAAGACCAGCCGACTGTCAGCCGAATGGCTGCGCATGATGGTGACAAGGATGACCCCCTCTGAGGAGAAGTTGCCCTCATGCAGCGTGAAGGACGCCGGAGCCGTCCAGGTTGGATAAGGCCGCGGCGGTTCTTTCTTCACCAGGCGGCCAACACCGTTGGACCTTTCCCATGCCGCCAGCTTCTTGGTGAAGCGTGCGGGCGGTTTGGGACTGCCGTCGGTGTAACGAATAAGCGCGCCCAAGGGCGCTGTGTCGATTATTGTGGTTGCAGACATGATTCCTCATCCTGAATGCGAGCTTTCGCACTCATCATATTGATATTGTTGTATTTCGTAGTTATTGAGGGCGAGTTTCCCCGCCCTCGGGGGCTCAGATCACTCCGCAGCCATCATCGCGGTGCTTTCCACAGGCAGATCGGCCATCAGGAAGGCGGGCAAGTCGATCTCAGCGTCAATTTCAGCAGCGCCCAAGGGTTCTTCGTTCAAAGCCCCCTGCCCTTCTGCTGCGTCATCCCCGTCCAGAGCGGCAAGATCACTACGCCGCAGAACCTCCGGCAACCAGCCGCTGCCCTTGAGCAAGCGCTCGGCTTCCGTCGCCATCTCGCCCTTCTTCAGATGGTCGAGCAGCTGTGCGGTGCCCTCCCCCTTCGCCTCACGCACAGCTTCAAGGATACGCGCCTTGGGAACACGGTTCAGGTAATTGTCCGGTGTCGGCTCCCAGCCTGCCGCTACCATATCAAGATCGACAGCTTCAGCCACGATCTCAGACTGCGCCATGCGGCGGACCAACCCACTGGCCGAGATGCCCGCCCCATAGGGGTTCACCTTCTCATGCAGAGCATTAATCCCGAAGCTCAGGCAATGCGCCAGCAGAGACAGACGGCTGGCCTGATCGAGGGCCGAGAGATAGTCCCAAAGCACGGCATCGTCGCCAAGCGGCAGATCGGCCTCCCAGGCAGCATGACGATCGTCCACCGCCTTGGCCACCGGACTATCCTTCAGATCGGGGGCCTGTGCTGACATGTAGACGGGGCGCACAGATGCCTCCAAGCAACTGCCCGAAGCCCCGGAACTGCGGAAGGTGTCATTGACCAGCTTCATCAGCAGAAGGGTCAGGGCAACGTCAGGCGAACGCCCAATCGCCTCCCGCAAGGCGAGGGTGCGATGTGCGGTCAGCTCCATCACCAGGCGCTCCGGCAAAGGCTTCAACGCGCCATCGTCCTCATCGTCTGGCAGACCGGCACTGATCGGCTGGCCCCCGGAAGTGATGATGGTGGTCGCAGACGAACCAGAGGGAAGCTGATAAGCCGAGACACCATCATCGGCCCCCTGCCCTTCCGCACCCAGTTCATCGCCAAAGTTGGCCACGGTCTCTTCGCGAGGCTCATCCTCCGGCCGGACATAGCCGCGATGGGCAGCCAGGTTGCCATCCCGATCCAGCGTTACGAATACGCCGGCACGACCAACCTCGGCCGCATCAAAATTCAGCGGGCGCCGCTCGAAGGCTTCCATGGCAGCTTCCAGCTCGCCGAGCCGGGCGTCGATCTCTTCGGGGTATTCGTCCTGACCAGAGTATTCCTCTTCCAGTGCGCGATACTCGGCGAGCAGCTTGGCGTGCTCTGCAGCTTCATCAGCGCTCAGCGGTGAAGGATCGCCAACAAGACGCCGCAGACCGTGACTGTAGCCGTAAGGCAGATCGGTTGACACCTCGATCCACTTCCAACCCTCAGCGGCGATTGCCTGGGCCTCGGCTTGCAGCTTGTCCGCGACCAAACGGTCGAGCAGGGCAGGGTCCTCCAACCAGCCGCCATCATCGCCTTGGAAGAGATCACGCAAGACAACGCCACCCGCAGCATCATAGACATCAACACCGACAAACACTGCGCGCCGATCGGAGGCCCGCACAGAGGTCTCAGTCAACATGCGCCGGATGGAATAGGGCTCCTTGTTCCAGGAGTTCTTCACCGCATCCCAGACCTGCACCTGACGCGCGTGATCGGGGTTCACCGTGAAGGCAATCAGCTGTTCCAGCGTCATGCCATCCTCGGCGTAGACCTCGAGCAGGGCAGGGGCCACGGACGCGAGTTTCAACCGCTGTTTCACGATCTGCGGCGTCACAAAGAAGGCCGCCGCGATCGCCTCCTCACCCTGACCCTTATCGCGCAAAGCAACAAAGGCGCGGAACTGATCGAGCGGGTGCAACGCAACGCGCTGCATGTTTTCAGCCAGGGAATCGTCCTCGGCCAGAATATCTGATGTCACATCACGCAACACACAAGGCACAGGCGCCGTCTTTGCCAAACGCTTCTGCTTTACCAGCAGCGACAGCGCCTGAAAGCGTCGACCGCCAGCCGGGATCTCGAACTTGCCGGTCTCGACGCCATCGGCATCTAATACAGGCCGCACGCTGAGGCCTTGCAACAACCCACGGCGAGCGATGTCCTCGGCCAACTCTTCTACCGACACACCGGCCTTGATGCGCCGGACGTTGGACTGGCTCAGCACCAGCTTATCAAAGGGGATGTCCCGTGAGGACGACAGGGTGATCTTCTGGGCAGCTTGGGCCATCAGGTTTTCTCCACGACGGGCGCCGGGAGCCACTCTCCCGATCTCACTTCCCGCCACCCTCAAACCAACCATTCTCACACTTTCGTACTGGATATAGGTGCTAACGACAGACCGGCAGGGCGGCGCGTTTCAGTTGGATGATTTATGTACCAACGCAAAGTTGGCCATGGCCAACTCTTGTCTTGGCGCAACCGGCTAGGATTCTCGATAGGTAGTTGTCTGGGCTTTTGACCTGGTCGATCTTGCAGGCCATTTGATCTGCCACCTGAATCGCTTTTTCTATGCCAAGCACAGACACCGCCCTACCCAACAGAGCGCTGTCTATTCTCAGCATCTTACCAAACTCAAATAGCAGCTGTAGGAGGCCGTGTTCTGTGGTGGGGTAGTCTGGATAAAAGGCCGGGATTTCGGTCAAGCAAGCCCATAGCTCTGTCATCGTGCGCGGGAAGGTTTTTTTTGTATATGATTTTTGAGTCTCTTTGTGCCGGACATTTTGCCCGTCTGAGGCGGTCGGTTTGTTCGAGTTAGAAGGCGGGGCTTGTTCTTGGCGTTGTTCGTGTTGCAGATCGTTGGCCGTGGCCAACTCTTCCAAATGCGGTACGCTTGGAGTGACTACCTTACTTTGCAGGATGCATTTGAGTCTGCTGATGACGCTGCTTGCCTGAAGTACAGTGACTCCGGTTCGACGCATAAAGTTGCGGGCGGCTTCGACGAACTCTAGGGTCTCGCCGTGCAGGCATAGGGAGAGGCATTCACCGCGCAGTTTTTGGATGTAGGCTTTCATGCCTCGAAGTTCGTCGGCTTCCTGACGATGTTTCTGAGACAGTGCAAGGATTTCGCCAGACCGTGCGAGCAGGGGCGACAGGTCGATGCCGAACGCGCCGATGACTTTACCGTTGCGCATAATTGGGAATCGTTTGCCGTTGGCGCTGTCTCGCCGTTGGATTAGGTTCGCAGCTTCAAGTTTCTCAAGGTGTCGCCGAAGTTGCCTGTCCGTTATGCCTTTCGCGCGGAAACATAAAGTGTCGTTGCAAGCGAACACGGTCAGCAGGGTGAGTGGCGTGATTGGGCTGTCATTCCCTGTTTTCGGATCGTTGCAGGGAAGGCAGCTCAAGAGTGCGTCAAGCACAACGACTGAAGGCGGCCGCAGGCCCAGTGCGCGACCTGTGGTGTTGACCGCCGCCATAAGCGCGCGCCGCGTTACAGGTACGAAGTGTGGCTGGTGTTCGATCGTGCCAATACCGGCGAAAGAATCGAAGATTGAAGGCGCACAACTCAGGTGTGCCTCGACCTCGATGGTCGTGACTGCTTCTTGTTCCATCTGTTTTCAGACAGCAAAAGGATACCGGTCACCGAAATCGGTGTTGCAGTGATTCGATTTTTTGGGTACCAATAGATTGCGAGTAAATCGGGACCCTCTGGAGTGCTTCACCGCCTTCGGGGGGTTTCTTTTTGCGCTACGTCTGCCTCCTTTTTGATTGTTTCTTGCCTGTTTGACTAGGGTTGACCATGGCCAACCCTATAAAGATCAATCACTTAACCGTTTCGGCGTCATGATTTTTCTTTCCACTCCTTGTAGAGGCGCTCAAGCTGCGTCTCCACGAAGTTGATGAACCCGCGCTCCTTTTTGTCGGAAACCTCGATCAAAAGACGTTGGCCTTTGGACCTGAAAGCCACCGAAGTTGCGTGCATCTTGTTGAGCGGGGCAGGGGAGGGGCCCTTGGCGGCAGACTCCGCTGCGTTCTGCTGTGCATCCGCAACCTTCTGCAGCGCATCGATGACAGCGCTGAGCTTCTCTGCCGCAGTGCCTTCTTCAGGAACAAGCAAGAGGACAGAACTGTCTGAAGGGGCGTTTTCGGTTTTGACCAGACGACGCAGTTCCAGCCATGGGCGACGGCCTGCTTCATGCGCGGCGCCAATTTTGTAGATCACTGCGTCGGGCACGTCTCGGGCAACGCCAATCAGTTTGCTTAGCGTTCCCTTGTCGACAGCTAGCACATCGCCGATCTCGGCCCGGGTGAAGCCCTGGTCCTCTAGCTTGGTGGCGAAAATGGCTTGTTCGATGAAGCTGCGTTCTAGGCGCGCAGAGTTTTCCAGGGCCTGTGAGACAAGCGCCTCACGGTGGTCCATTTCCTTGACATAAGCCTTGACCTTGATCCCAAGCACGCGGCACGCGGCAATTCTGCGGCGTCCGTAAACCACCTCATAGCGAGGGCCAGGGCCACGGCGATAGCGGAGCAGTGCAGGGAGCTGTTGTCCTGATGTCCTGATAGACTCGATCAGATCATCAAGCCCTTCGGATACGTCAAAACGATCCGCGATTTCAGAATCGCCGATCTCATTGACATCTACGTCCTGGGCGGCTTGTGCCGAGACCTGAGAAAGGACGTCTGACATGCTCCTCAGGGAACGAGGCGAGCTTTCGTCCACCTTCGACCCGGCCTCGGCAGCAACCAAAGGCTTTGAGCCCATTTGTGCTAGGCTCTTGGCAAGAAGATCACGCTTCATTTGTGCCCCCTCGACCCCATGCTGACTGGATCATCTTTTCAATGTCATTTGAAAAGCTCATCACCGACTCTAGGGCTCGCTCATAAGTCTTTCGGTTCTTGGTCGTAGCGAGGTCCACTTCGAAGATTGTCTTCTGCGAAAGGCCGGCCTCGCTAACCGCCGAAGACTTCACGAAGGGCGTCTTGATCACACTGTCGCCTAGCAATTGCCTGAGCCATTCAGACAAGTCCTGCTGCGTGCTGATAGCGGTGTCGAAGCGCGTCAGGAGGTAGGCGAAATTGTCATACGCGCCGATGCCACCGTTCGAGTACAGGACTTCCAACACGCCCGACGCCATCGTCAGGAACTGGCTGGCCGAGGCCAGGTCGACACGCTCAGGGATGATGGTCATGAGAAGCGACGTCGATGCACAGACCGCCGCCATCGTCAGATAGCCAAGCTGAGGCGGGCAGTCGATTAAAACGATGTCATAATCGTCTTCAACCTGTCGTAGCGAGTCGCGGATCCGATTGAAGAAGACGGGTTGTTCGCCACGGCTCAGCGCGGTTGGAGTTTCGGTTTCGAATTCCGAGAGCATGATCCCGCCGGGCACTAGATCGAGGTTCGGGAAGTAGGTCTTGCGCAAAACGTCCACGATAGGCACCCGGGACGTTTCGCCATCGTTGTAGCGAATTGCATCATACAGCGTGCCGCCGTGACGGAAGTCGATCTCTGGCTGGTATCCAAAGAAGGTCGTCAGTGAGGCCTGAGGATCTGCATCGACCAAACACACACGGTATCCACGCAGGGCGAGCCTCATCCCGAGAGTCACGGTGGTCGTAGTTTTGCTGGATCCGCCCTTGAAGTTGACGGTTGACCAGATCTGAAGCTTGTCACCTTGTCGCCGACCGGGAAGGAACTGAAACGGATCCTTTGCATTCTGAGCCAGAATGTTGCGGATCTGGAGAATGTTCTCGGCGGAATAAAGGCGCTTGTTACCCGGTCCCTGTTCGACTTCTGGAATTCTGCCGTCGAAATGCGCCTTGCGCAGATAGCCGTCGCTCACCCGCAACAACTCTCCGACCTCTGCGCTTGTGAAGGCGCGGAGTGTCTTTTCTTCCTTTGGTGCCAGAAAAAGCTTCGACATATGTTCAAGGGCTTCAGAAAGCCGCTCTGCGTCTGCCTTGAGCTTGTCATGCAACACTTGGTGCATCATCATTCGCCTGTCTCGAGACATCTCTTAAGCGTTACCCGTGATCTGCAGTCGATCGGTGCCAGCAGGAACGCAGTGGACGTCGTTTTCTTAGTTTTCGCGTTACAGATATGACGCCCGTCGGGAAGAAACTCAAGGCAAATCTTGTGCAGCTATCTTGTGCTTTCTGCGGACCATGGCACCATATGATGCGAAAAGGCTAACGTGACCTGTTAAAGATTGGGTGTAGGACATTGTAAAGATTACAGAAAATGTCGCGAGACTTATCCACAGGACCCGACGCCCTTGAACCTACGCGTGATGCTTGGAAAATCTCTGACCAGGCTCAGTAACGCTGTAGCAGACCTGACCACGGCAATCGTGTTCGCGTGAGCATCGCAAGCGATTCTTCGTCTGAGCCCGTCGGTAGAATGCCTTTTGGCCTATTGGGCACCGAAAAGCGTTACCTAATACAACAGTCTCAACTTCTTCGCCCGCTCCAAGATCATCTTGACCGATGACGGCTCCCACTTGCTGCGGCCCCT
Proteins encoded in this window:
- a CDS encoding ParB/RepB/Spo0J family partition protein, with the translated sequence MAQAAQKITLSSSRDIPFDKLVLSQSNVRRIKAGVSVEELAEDIARRGLLQGLSVRPVLDADGVETGKFEIPAGGRRFQALSLLVKQKRLAKTAPVPCVLRDVTSDILAEDDSLAENMQRVALHPLDQFRAFVALRDKGQGEEAIAAAFFVTPQIVKQRLKLASVAPALLEVYAEDGMTLEQLIAFTVNPDHARQVQVWDAVKNSWNKEPYSIRRMLTETSVRASDRRAVFVGVDVYDAAGGVVLRDLFQGDDGGWLEDPALLDRLVADKLQAEAQAIAAEGWKWIEVSTDLPYGYSHGLRRLVGDPSPLSADEAAEHAKLLAEYRALEEEYSGQDEYPEEIDARLGELEAAMEAFERRPLNFDAAEVGRAGVFVTLDRDGNLAAHRGYVRPEDEPREETVANFGDELGAEGQGADDGVSAYQLPSGSSATTIITSGGQPISAGLPDDEDDGALKPLPERLVMELTAHRTLALREAIGRSPDVALTLLLMKLVNDTFRSSGASGSCLEASVRPVYMSAQAPDLKDSPVAKAVDDRHAAWEADLPLGDDAVLWDYLSALDQASRLSLLAHCLSFGINALHEKVNPYGAGISASGLVRRMAQSEIVAEAVDLDMVAAGWEPTPDNYLNRVPKARILEAVREAKGEGTAQLLDHLKKGEMATEAERLLKGSGWLPEVLRRSDLAALDGDDAAEGQGALNEEPLGAAEIDAEIDLPAFLMADLPVESTAMMAAE
- a CDS encoding helix-turn-helix domain-containing protein, whose translation is MEQEAVTTIEVEAHLSCAPSIFDSFAGIGTIEHQPHFVPVTRRALMAAVNTTGRALGLRPPSVVVLDALLSCLPCNDPKTGNDSPITPLTLLTVFACNDTLCFRAKGITDRQLRRHLEKLEAANLIQRRDSANGKRFPIMRNGKVIGAFGIDLSPLLARSGEILALSQKHRQEADELRGMKAYIQKLRGECLSLCLHGETLEFVEAARNFMRRTGVTVLQASSVISRLKCILQSKVVTPSVPHLEELATANDLQHEQRQEQAPPSNSNKPTASDGQNVRHKETQKSYTKKTFPRTMTELWACLTEIPAFYPDYPTTEHGLLQLLFEFGKMLRIDSALLGRAVSVLGIEKAIQVADQMACKIDQVKSPDNYLSRILAGCAKTRVGHGQLCVGT
- the repB gene encoding plasmid partitioning protein RepB — translated: MKRDLLAKSLAQMGSKPLVAAEAGSKVDESSPRSLRSMSDVLSQVSAQAAQDVDVNEIGDSEIADRFDVSEGLDDLIESIRTSGQQLPALLRYRRGPGPRYEVVYGRRRIAACRVLGIKVKAYVKEMDHREALVSQALENSARLERSFIEQAIFATKLEDQGFTRAEIGDVLAVDKGTLSKLIGVARDVPDAVIYKIGAAHEAGRRPWLELRRLVKTENAPSDSSVLLLVPEEGTAAEKLSAVIDALQKVADAQQNAAESAAKGPSPAPLNKMHATSVAFRSKGQRLLIEVSDKKERGFINFVETQLERLYKEWKEKS
- the repA gene encoding plasmid partitioning protein RepA; protein product: MMMHQVLHDKLKADAERLSEALEHMSKLFLAPKEEKTLRAFTSAEVGELLRVSDGYLRKAHFDGRIPEVEQGPGNKRLYSAENILQIRNILAQNAKDPFQFLPGRRQGDKLQIWSTVNFKGGSSKTTTTVTLGMRLALRGYRVCLVDADPQASLTTFFGYQPEIDFRHGGTLYDAIRYNDGETSRVPIVDVLRKTYFPNLDLVPGGIMLSEFETETPTALSRGEQPVFFNRIRDSLRQVEDDYDIVLIDCPPQLGYLTMAAVCASTSLLMTIIPERVDLASASQFLTMASGVLEVLYSNGGIGAYDNFAYLLTRFDTAISTQQDLSEWLRQLLGDSVIKTPFVKSSAVSEAGLSQKTIFEVDLATTKNRKTYERALESVMSFSNDIEKMIQSAWGRGGTNEA